The Vespa velutina chromosome 4, iVesVel2.1, whole genome shotgun sequence genome has a window encoding:
- the LOC124948941 gene encoding disks large homolog 5 isoform X3, with amino-acid sequence MGTFQAIPSTYLARKIFVKTWWNESMASGASSLGSAGGSDGAINMERDNGGYGSVGNPVGSTECRTDYEGLQAQCDKAMHQLKLLRHKHSDTVRRCEHTMKELEYYRGQHIAVMNQLEATSQESSALRGKYGDLVNDKQRLDREVQALQKEVSELRCQNQEALVSDSNNGDMNQHYLSALRRYEAIKDEYDSLRKRYDDLIASHSSVVNKLELSQEEAARLKKQYDEILQERNTAVRERNGLKQQCTAAIRQWDIALRERNEYREALAKMQQQHEEAVKEINQAMVLRMKTSKDIKRLTEERNAALQEYSLIMGERDTVHKEMEKLGDDLTQSFTKITHLENQNKQLVDEKKTLSYQIETLRREISSALQDRDESLKQCNELRQKFGDYSEGANRDYKNRLELHSYNRERDNANKEAERETNNGDAKREKERMDNIDQANLELDKLRKSVETLQAELEEAIQEAEVSKRRRDWAFSERDKIVLERESIRTLCDRLRKERDRAVSELAGALRDSDDIKKQRNEASRELKDLKEKLESGDALRASVFGQGLAHGHDNTIDAEPNEWEVLTIHMDLSRLVDTDRDLGIMLVGGRDNPYYPNDTGVYVAQVTQGSTADGKLRVNDCIIRVNNVDCASVSSRMILETLRSCAVSPTTLTIRRRRLSRRSLRTIQLPVGSIPHGIALELGIYISKISPGSSAAKDGNLAVGDRVLNINSKPMEGINSAHEAMTILNDNTTDVLTITTLKGIPLSSATSSETMPISGSFASEKQKMVNSCSQTEHERFMLKTTSDDSDRRYIGSNFGDRSVYKVSKSVSGEKPSGISNAWDNIREKIDFVRGRKPSKDRDDKKKRHPNSSPNTFEQEQDAIAELDSVIESYHKKTTNGVLKRSKRRGTEKMEKNGGTWPKARGGPLIQNGTGTILHPRKTKERLPLSVLLNHPPNKSGQLFGQKSFTPAVQFKDITIDKKVTIEIENTDNRLSSTLAPSETSIDVSVKSGNIGRDMDYFAKKKAQKYAMSNDSQVETLQHNRAHSQLYSGIGSSTSSTSGPRQQLAGNFSFPPYTHLHPHPHQQNSLPSRYPSPPSLPSAQSGESIGLPDARSYCFEPPYSPGPQTGFGHLHTPSVDLHYHKPRAPPVGMAYDVPAYTHGYEGGTFPRKKENQRFRIPSNPSVTSKNSVGKLSTGSIERTSERGSPMPTFHVEVLSPGTGNGSNTGGTIRGGSNSKRSSMPDYCYSQPRPAPGELRRVHIDKSVEPLGIQISCLESGGVFVSTVSEHSLASQVGLQIGDQLLEVCGINMRSATYQLAANVLRQCGNSITMLVQYSPDKYNELEGSASSSSSEAGGGEGGTRSGSPTPCNSPEVPRKTTIEPLENTEPERDTTTTTTTLLSVKRAERDIRNSASLEVRSTQEREREIRNSASLDINIRKPELRSSATLDNMRNSATLDTLRVTGSTLTRAQLNQAATTLQRQNATVRSPTQEEQNRKSPTPGEPRYLFIETRKCSNLGISLVGGNGVGIFVHSVQPGCLAEEAGLRTGDRILEYNGVDLKQATAEQAALELARPADKVTLIAQYLPQRYNEVKDKPGDSFYIKAMFDRVGEVGDSLQLHFNKDDILYVDNTMFNGTPGHWRAWLVDQTGRRQTCGIIPSKFKVEEELLLRRSLGDIETDAGRRGTTSARRSFFRRKKHQRSSSRDSKELSHITGVNMGWYSDSGTLNEESLPASYQRVERLDYPALRPVLIIGPLSECVVTKLLQEFPGQFTRCLAEAMHCSQATLEQGLRDSLYVDYRKKGSYFECTTVQAVKDICEKSTHCILDISIASIERLHRHQIYPIVLLIKFKSTKQIKEVKDSRYPSDKVSAKAAKEMYEQALKLEAEYRHFISAVIPAGVNVAYICTQVKGAVDDEQSKALWVPRGLP; translated from the exons ATGGGTACTTTCCAGGCGATACCTAGCACGTACCTtgctagaaaaatatttgtaaagacTTGGTGGAACGAGAGCATGGCTTCTGGTGCATCATCCTTAGGTAGCGCTGGAGGTAGTG atggAGCAATAAATATGG AAAGGGACAATGGAGGCTACGGGAGCGTTGGAAATCCTGTTGGGAGTACTGAATGTCGTACCGATTATGAGGGCTTACAAGCTCAGTGTGATAAAGCAATGCATCAGCTTAAGTTACTTAGGCATAAGCACTCCGATACTGTTAGACG GTGTGAACATACTATGAAAGAATTGGAGTATTATCGTGGACAACATATAGCAGTCATGAATCAGTTAGAAGCGACGTCCCAAGAAAGCTCTGCTCTCCGTGGAAAGTATGGAGATCTGGTAAATGACAAACAAAGACTGGACAGAGAAGTGCAAGCATTACAGAAAGAAGTGTCGGAATTGAGATGTCAAAATCAAGAAGCTCTTGTTTCTGACAGCAACAATGGAGATATGAATCAGCATTATTTATCTGCGCTTAGAAGATATGAAGCCATCAAGGACGAATATGACTCGCTTAGAAAGCGATATGATGATTTAATAGCATCTCATTCCTCTGTTGTTAACAAg TTGGAATTATCGCAAGAAGAAGCTGCAAGATTGAAGAAACAATATGATGAAATTCTCCAAGAACGTAACACTGCCGTACGTGAGCGTAATGGATTGAAACAACAATGTACCGCTGCCATAAGGCAGTGGGACATCGCGTTGAGGGAGAGGAATGAATATAGAGAAGCCCTTGCTAAAATGCAGCAGCAACATGAAGAAGCAGTAAAGGAAATTAATCAAGCCATGGTGTTACGTATGAAAACAAGCAAAGATATTAAGCGGCTTACGGAAGAAAGGAATGCAGCATTACAAGAATATAGTTTAATTATGGGTGAAAGAGATACCGTACACAAGGAGATGGAGAAACTTGGCGATGATCTGACCCAATCTTTTACTAAAATCACACATttagaaaatcaaaataaacaaCTTGTTGACGAA aaaaaGACGCTGTCCTATCAGATAGAAACATTAAGGAGAGAAATATCATCTGCTCTTCAAGACAGAGACGAGTCTTTAAAGCAATGTAATGAATTACGTCAAAAGTTCGGTGATTATTCCGAAGGTGCGAACAGAGATTACAAGAATCGTTTGGAGTTGCATTCTTATAATCGAGAACGAGACAATGCAAATAAAGAAGCCGAACGTGAAACAAATAATGGAGATgctaagagagagaaagaacgtatGGACAATATAGATCAAGCCAATTTAGAATTAGACAAGCTTAGAAAATCTGTAGAAACATTGCAAGCCGAACTCGAAGAAGCAATACAAGAAGCAGAAGTATCCAAACGAAGAAGAGATTGGGCATTTagcgagagagataaaatagtactggagagagaaagtataagAACTTTATGCGATAGATTAAGGAAGGAACGTGATCGTGCTGTTTCGGAATTGGCAGGTGCTTTGCGTGATTctgatgatataaaaaaacaacgaaacgAGGCTTCGAGAGAGTTGAAAGATTTAAAGGAGAAGCTAGAGTCTGGCGACGCATTGAGAGCAAGTGTCTTTGGGCAAGGTCTTGCGCATGGTCACGACAACACTATCGATGCGGAACCTAACGAGTGGGAAGTACTTACTATCCATATGGATTTGAGCAGACTCGTGGATACTGATCGTGATCTGGGGATAATGTTAGTGGGGGGGCGTGATAATCCATATTACCCTAATGATACGGGTGTTTATGTAGCACAAGTTACACAAGGAAGTACGGCTGACGGCAAATTGAGAGTAAACGATTGCATCATACGTGTGAACAACGTTGATTGTGCCTCGGTATCTTCAAGAATGATATTAGAAACGCTACGTTCTTGTGCCGTAAGTCCGACCACGTTGACTATAAGAAGACGAAGATTAAGTAGAAGATCGTTGAGGACTATACAGCTACCTGTCGGCTCTATCCCACATGGAATTGCTTTAGAGCttggtatatacatatcaaaaATATCACCTGGTAGCTCAGCTGCTAAAGATGGAAATTTGGCTGTTGGCGACAGAGTCTTGAAT atCAATAGCAAACCAATGGAAGGAATAAATTCGGCGCATGAGGCAATGACTATCTTAAACGACAATACAACGGATGTATTAACGATCACTACGCTTAAAGGAATTCCTTTATCTTCTGCTACCAGTTCGGAAACGATGCCAATCAGTGGCAGTTTTGCATCGGAAAAGCAAAAGATGGTAAATAGTTGTTCGCAAACCGAACATGAAAGATTTATGTTGAAAACAACGTCGGACGACTCTGATAGAAGATATATTGGCTCGAACTTCGGAGACAGAAGTGTTTATAAAGTTTCGAAATCTGTTAGCGGGGAAAAGCCAAGTGGGATAAGTAATGCTTGGgataatataagagaaaagatcgaTTTCGTGAGAGGCCGAAAACCTAGTAAGGATCGGgatgataagaagaagagacatCCCAATTCAAGTCCAAATACATTCGAACAGGAACAGGATGCAATAGCGGAACTTGATTCGGTTATAGAGAGTTATCACAAGAAAACAACTAATGGTGTACTCAAACGAAGTAAACGTCGTGGGACagagaaaatggagaaaaatggTGGTACATGGCCCAAGGCTAGAGGTGGGCCACTAATACAAAATGGTACCGGTACGATATTACATCCACGTAAAACGAAGGAAAGGCTACCACTGAGCGTACTTCTAAATCATCCGCCAAA CAAATCGGGACAACTCTTTGGTCAGAAGTCCTTCACGCCAGCAGTACAATTCAAGGATATTACGATAGATAAGAAAGTGACGATCGAGATAGAGAATACCGATAACAGGCTTAGCTCGACTTTGGCGCCATCCGAGACAAGTATCGATGTCTCTGTAAAATCTGGAAATATTGGTCGAGATATGGATTACTTCGCTAAAAAGAAAGCACAGAAGTACGCTATGAGTAACGATAGCCAGGTAGAAACGTTGCAACATAATAGAGCGCACTCTCAACTCTATTCGGGAATTGGGTCATCAACTTCGTCCACTAGTGGACCTAGACAACAACTAGCTggtaatttctcttttccccccTACACGCATTTGCATCCGCATCCACACCAGCAGAACTCTTTACCCTCAAGATATCCATCACCACCGTCATTGCCGTCTGCACAATCCGGAGAGTCTATAGGACTTCCCGATGCACGATCCTACTGTTTCGAACCTCCGTATAGTCCGGGCCCGCAAACGGGTTTTGGTCATTTGCACACACCCTCCGTAGATTTGCATTACCACAAACCTCGTGCTCCACCGGTCGGCATGGCATACGATGTGCCAGCATATACTCATGGATACGAAGGTGGTACATttccaagaaaaaaagaaaatcaacgtTTTCGTATACCGTCCAATCCTAGTGTTACATCAAAAAACAGTGTTGGCAAACTTTCGACTGGAAGTATAGAAAGAACTTCAGAGAGAGGCAGTCCAATGCCAACTTTTCACGTGGAGGTTCTCAGTCCTGGAACGGGTAATGGTAGTAATACCGGAGGAACCATCAGGGGAGGCAGCAATAGCAAGAGATCGAGTATGCCAGATTATTGTTATTCCCAACCTCGACCAGCTCCTGGTGAACTACGTAGAGTTCATATAGACAAATCGGTTGAGCCATTAGGCATACAAATTTCTTGTTTGGAAAGTGGAGGAGTTTTCGTTTCCACCGTCAGTGAACATAGCTTGGCGTCTCAAGTTGGTCTTCAAATCGGTGATCAACTATTAGAAGTATGTGGAATTAATATGAGGAGTGCTACTTATCAACTAGCTGCCAACGTTTTACGCCAGTGTGGTAATTCCATAACGATGTTGGTGCAGTACAGTCCAGACA AGTACAACGAACTTGAAGGATCAGCATCCTCTAGTTCTTCGGAAGCTGGTGGTGGAGAAGGTGGCACCAGAAGTGGCTCACCTACACCATGTAACAGTCCAGAAGTTCCAAGGAAAACGACGATCGAACCTTTGGAAAATACCGAACCTGAACGTgacactactaccactactactactttatTGAGTGTAAAACGTGCAGAACGAGATATCAGAAATTCTGCTTCGTTGGAAGTTAGGTCTACgcaagaaagagaacgtgAAATCAGAAATTCAGCATCTTTGGATATCAATATAAGAAAACCTGAATTACGTAGTTCGGCTACTCTCGACAATATGCGCAATTCTGCAACTCTTGACACTTTACGCGTAACTGGCAGCACACTAACACGTGCACAACTTAATCAGGCTGCGACAACATTGCAGAGACAAAATGCAACCGTAAGGAGCCCGACGCAAGAAGAACAAAATCGTAAAAGTCCAACTCCAGGTGAACCAAgatatttattcattgaaaCTAGGAAGTGTTCTAACTTAGGTATATCGCTCGTGGGAGGCAACGGCGTTGGTATATTCGTTCATTCCGTGCAGCCTGGCTGTTTGGCAGAAGAAGCTGGCTTACGTACTGGTGATAGAATTTTGGAATATAATGGTGTAGATCTGAAACAAGCAACCGCTGAACAAGCCGCACTCGAATTAGCAAGACCAGCGGATAAAGTGACCTTAATAGCTCAATATTTACCACAGCGATATAACGAAGTCAAGGATAAACCTGGTGATAGTTTTTACATTAAGGCGATGTTTGATCGAGTCGGTGAAGTGGGAGATAGTCTGCAACTTCATTTCAACAAAGATGATATTTTGTATGTGGATAATACTATGTTTAATGGTACACCTGGTCATTGGAGAGCTTGGTTGGTCGATCAAACTGGAAGGCGACAAACTTGTGGTATAATCCCAAGCAAATTCAA aGTCGAAGAAGAATTACTCTTGCGTCGGTCCTTAGGAGATATAGAAACGGATGCTGGTAGACGTGGTACAACGAGTGCACGTAGGAGCTTCTTCCGGCGAAAGAAACATCAACGTTCGTCCAGTAGAGATAGTAAAGAATTATCTCATATTACTGGAGTAAATATGGGCTGGTATAGCGACAGTGGAACATTGAACGAGGAAAGCCTTCCAGCTAGTTATCAGCGTGTCGAAAGACTCGATT ATCCAGCTTTGAGACCTGTACTGATAATTGGTCCTCTGAGCGAATGCGTTGTGACAAAATTATTACAAGAATTTCCTGGACAATTCACAAGATGTCTTGCAGAAGCTATGCATTGTTCTCAAGCGACACTCGAACAAGGCTTAAGAGATTCCCTTTACGTAGACTACAGGAAGAAAGGAAGTTATTTCGAATGTACTACTGTTCAAGCTGTCAAAGATATTTGCGAGAAG aGCACACATTGTATCTTGGATATATCAATCGCCTCTATTGAACGACTTCATAGACATCAGATCTATCCAATAGTCTTATTGATCAAATTTAAAAGTACTAAGCAAATAAAGGAGGTAAAAGACTCAAGGTATCCTAGCGATAAAGTCAGCGCTAAGGCTGCTAAAGAAATGTACGAGCAAGCGCTTAAGTTAGAAGCTGAATATAGGCATTTTATTTCTG cTGTCATTCCAGCAGGGGTGAACGTTGCCTATATATGCACACAAGTCAAGGGAGCCGTCGATGATGAACAAAGTAAGGCACTTTGGGTTCCACGAGGACTTCCCTGA